In a genomic window of Borrelia maritima:
- a CDS encoding CCA tRNA nucleotidyltransferase, producing the protein MNLGKNNQNIIKIGKIFKKNNYEFYLVGGALRDLLLNKQPYDFDFATNATPEEIITLFPNNIKTGIKHGTISIIFNKKIFEITTYRIEKEYEKKRAPKQVEYTKNLIKDLKRRDFTINAIAMDILNFNIIDCYDGKKDLNKKIIRCIGNPNKRFEEDALRILRASRFSSTLNFNIEKNTLISMKYKKENILMISKERIKTEFHKLLEGKNIQKGIYYLKKVDFFKNFFNLEIKTKLIKKTTLLNKEKFYLKAITILTIKKPIKELKEKLILLKFSNKEIKLILFYRSIIDNNNIFNVKTLSDIRYLLSKSTKEHYKEIIDIYKALKGKKKKYLFIIKNIKRKKLLKSPLSLKDLKINGKDIQNLEQIENKNIGKILNILLNCVIENPKLNTKKYLIKKIEALKLNIFHSF; encoded by the coding sequence ATGAATCTAGGTAAAAATAATCAAAATATAATTAAAATTGGCAAAATATTTAAAAAAAACAACTACGAATTTTATTTGGTTGGGGGCGCTTTAAGAGACTTGCTTCTTAATAAACAACCTTATGATTTTGATTTTGCAACAAACGCAACTCCTGAAGAAATAATAACACTGTTTCCAAACAACATTAAAACAGGGATAAAGCACGGCACAATTAGTATTATTTTTAATAAAAAAATATTTGAAATCACCACATATAGAATAGAAAAAGAATATGAAAAAAAAAGAGCCCCTAAACAAGTAGAATATACTAAAAATTTAATTAAAGATCTTAAAAGAAGAGATTTTACAATAAATGCAATTGCAATGGATATTTTAAACTTTAATATAATAGACTGCTATGATGGAAAAAAAGATCTTAATAAAAAAATAATAAGATGTATAGGAAACCCAAATAAAAGATTTGAAGAAGACGCCCTTAGAATACTAAGAGCATCAAGATTCTCATCCACACTTAATTTTAATATTGAAAAAAATACTTTAATTTCAATGAAATACAAAAAAGAAAATATTTTAATGATTTCAAAAGAAAGAATAAAAACTGAATTTCACAAATTGCTAGAAGGCAAAAATATACAAAAAGGAATTTATTATCTTAAAAAAGTTGATTTTTTTAAAAATTTTTTCAATCTAGAAATAAAAACAAAATTAATCAAAAAAACTACCTTGCTTAACAAAGAAAAATTTTATCTAAAAGCAATCACCATATTGACAATTAAAAAACCTATAAAAGAATTAAAAGAAAAATTAATTTTGCTTAAATTCTCAAATAAAGAAATTAAGTTAATTCTATTTTATAGAAGCATAATCGATAATAATAATATTTTTAATGTCAAAACATTGAGTGATATTAGGTATTTGCTTAGCAAAAGCACAAAAGAGCATTATAAAGAAATAATTGACATATATAAAGCACTCAAAGGAAAAAAGAAAAAATATTTATTTATAATAAAAAACATAAAAAGAAAAAAATTGCTAAAAAGTCCTCTCTCTTTAAAAGATTTAAAAATCAATGGAAAAGACATTCAAAATTTAGAACAAATAGAAAACAAAAATATAGGTAAAATTTTAAACATACTACTAAACTGCGTAATTGAAAATCCAAAGCTTAATACTAAAAAGTATCTTATAAAAAAAATAGAAGCTTTAAAGCTTAATATTTTCCATAGTTTTTAA
- the rnc gene encoding ribonuclease III, with the protein MKKNSSDFCFDSERKAQLNEFLENLSIDFNNFDLLNTALSHSSYSNELDQKSNNNERLEFLGDSVLNLIITDHLYKTYPSKSEGELSKARSYIVSEDSLSNIAREINLGSYILLGRGEESNDGRNKKGILADAIEAFVGAIYLDSGFSAATEFVVGLFDMSIRLMFNRGDFKDYKSLLQEYVQKKYKISPSYKLDKEVGPDHDKVFCVELYVGEKFVSNGKGKSKKEAEMRAAEVALKTMENIKL; encoded by the coding sequence ATGAAGAAAAATTCTTCTGATTTTTGTTTTGACAGTGAAAGAAAAGCTCAGTTGAATGAATTTTTGGAAAATTTGAGCATTGATTTTAATAATTTTGATTTATTAAATACAGCATTAAGCCATTCGTCTTATTCTAATGAGTTGGATCAAAAATCTAATAATAATGAGAGATTAGAATTTTTAGGAGATTCTGTGCTTAATTTAATTATCACAGATCATCTTTATAAAACTTATCCAAGTAAAAGCGAAGGAGAGCTCAGTAAGGCTAGATCTTATATTGTTAGTGAAGATTCCTTATCTAATATTGCTAGAGAGATTAATCTTGGATCTTATATTTTGCTTGGCAGAGGAGAGGAGAGTAATGATGGTCGCAACAAAAAAGGAATTCTTGCAGATGCTATTGAAGCTTTTGTAGGAGCTATTTATCTTGATAGTGGATTTTCAGCTGCAACAGAATTTGTGGTTGGACTTTTTGATATGTCTATAAGATTGATGTTTAATAGGGGTGATTTTAAAGACTATAAGAGTTTATTGCAAGAATATGTTCAAAAAAAATATAAAATCTCGCCAAGTTATAAGCTAGACAAGGAAGTAGGCCCAGACCACGATAAAGTTTTTTGTGTTGAGCTTTATGTTGGAGAAAAGTTTGTATCAAACGGAAAGGGAAAATCTAAAAAAGAAGCTGAAATGAGAGCGGCCGAAGTAGCTTTAAAAACTATGGAAAATATTAAGCTTTAA
- the coaD gene encoding pantetheine-phosphate adenylyltransferase translates to MKVAVFPGSFDPITWGHIDLIKRSLAIFDKVVVLVAKNKSKQYLLSDVERFSLTKDVILSLNFLNVFVDKYSGFIVDYALINSIKFIVRGIRAFNDFDIEFERYLVNNKLNFKIDTIFLPSSAEHLYVRSDFVKELMMKKDVDLSHFVPELVFNRLKSKFIDK, encoded by the coding sequence ATGAAGGTGGCAGTTTTTCCAGGATCTTTTGATCCAATTACTTGGGGTCACATTGATTTAATTAAAAGATCATTGGCTATTTTTGACAAAGTTGTTGTTTTGGTGGCTAAAAATAAATCAAAACAGTATTTACTAAGTGATGTTGAGAGATTTAGTCTTACAAAAGATGTTATTTTGTCTTTAAATTTTTTAAATGTATTTGTAGATAAGTATAGCGGGTTTATTGTTGATTATGCATTAATTAATTCCATTAAATTTATTGTTAGAGGAATTAGGGCTTTTAATGATTTTGATATAGAATTTGAGAGATATCTTGTTAATAATAAGTTGAATTTTAAAATTGATACCATATTTTTGCCAAGTAGTGCAGAACATTTATACGTAAGGTCTGATTTTGTAAAGGAATTGATGATGAAAAAAGATGTTGATCTTTCTCATTTTGTTCCAGAATTGGTGTTCAATAGATTGAAATCTAAGTTTATTGACAAATGA
- the rplS gene encoding 50S ribosomal protein L19 — MGLIKKIEAQNKKNEAFVFNVGDTIKVVYKIIEGSNERLQSFEGIVISFQNKGISKTFLIRKISSGIGVEKIFPVYSPIIEKVEVLRKGKVRRAKLYYMRNRIGKAAMKIKERLNIKKVKH; from the coding sequence AAAAAAAATGAGGCTTTTGTCTTTAATGTGGGAGATACTATAAAAGTTGTTTATAAAATTATTGAAGGTAGTAATGAAAGGTTGCAGAGTTTTGAAGGGATTGTTATTTCTTTTCAAAATAAAGGAATTAGCAAAACATTTTTGATTAGAAAAATTTCTTCGGGAATCGGTGTTGAAAAAATTTTTCCAGTATATTCTCCTATTATAGAAAAAGTTGAAGTTTTAAGAAAAGGAAAGGTTAGGAGGGCGAAGCTTTATTATATGAGAAATAGAATTGGCAAAGCTGCTATGAAGATAAAGGAGCGTCTTAATATTAAAAAAGTTAAGCATTAG
- the dnaG gene encoding DNA primase, producing the protein MEYLQTAASIKSKFDIVTIVEQYIKLVKSGSTYKGLCPFHAEKTPSFFVNPLQGYFYCFGCKKGGDVIGFLMDMEKINYNDALKILCEKFGIYYNDLKINQESEKKNKNKDIVSEIYSLNSRLINTIKFFLNKNKKALDYVLNSRAISKDVVDLFGLGYLPSNVKDDLGLYDFLVSKGYSFEILKKSGLFSKTNLKASILSQRLIFPIKDFKGNVVGFGGRDLGGRGSKYINLSETEVFKKKEILYGFYEGFAEIKSTKSVILVEGYIDVLAFFTSGIKRAVSTLGTSFSKEHLALIQRYADEIIFSFDGDDAGLSATLKAYQICLPFNINVSVVKMDFGSDPSDVLKNKGEGSLQQILNNRCDVFDYLLDVYSNKYDLNKTVDLNAMISLFLNLINLSKVDTQKKIFLDKLSNKLGIGVATLLKDYYRIKERFAVDNNKRNLYAHNDDSYERYLIVALLKNFSYFSIIRRNIIDSDLIDINARRIFMCFEGLFENNEDFSLMDLKINLKDVYKVSENFFEEVLNSEFEVDDEMLIHVLLAIKRRKLDSRVLLCKKRLDGDSLVNAKIQINELMFLNMQRKNLKIYTYDVPGS; encoded by the coding sequence ATGGAGTATTTACAAACTGCAGCTTCAATTAAATCTAAATTTGATATTGTAACTATTGTGGAGCAGTATATTAAGCTTGTTAAATCGGGATCTACTTACAAAGGCCTTTGTCCTTTTCATGCTGAGAAAACTCCTTCTTTTTTTGTAAATCCTTTGCAAGGATATTTTTATTGTTTTGGGTGTAAAAAGGGCGGAGATGTTATTGGATTTTTAATGGATATGGAAAAGATTAATTACAATGATGCTCTTAAGATTTTATGTGAAAAATTTGGTATTTATTATAATGATTTAAAAATAAATCAAGAAAGTGAAAAAAAAAATAAAAATAAAGACATAGTTTCAGAAATTTACTCTTTGAATTCTAGATTAATTAATACTATTAAATTTTTTTTAAATAAAAACAAAAAGGCTTTGGATTACGTTTTAAACAGTAGAGCAATATCTAAAGATGTCGTTGATTTATTTGGGCTTGGTTACTTACCATCTAATGTTAAAGATGATTTAGGGCTTTATGATTTTTTAGTTTCAAAAGGATACTCTTTTGAGATACTTAAAAAAAGTGGTTTGTTTTCAAAAACAAATCTCAAAGCTTCTATTTTATCTCAAAGATTAATTTTTCCAATTAAAGATTTTAAAGGAAACGTTGTTGGTTTTGGGGGCCGAGATTTAGGTGGAAGAGGCTCTAAATATATTAATTTAAGCGAAACGGAAGTTTTTAAAAAAAAGGAGATTCTTTATGGATTTTATGAGGGGTTTGCTGAGATTAAATCTACAAAGTCGGTTATATTGGTAGAGGGATATATAGATGTTCTTGCTTTTTTTACATCCGGGATTAAGAGGGCTGTATCTACTCTTGGCACTTCTTTTTCAAAAGAACATTTAGCTTTAATTCAAAGGTATGCCGATGAAATAATATTTTCTTTTGATGGGGATGATGCTGGACTTTCTGCAACTTTAAAAGCTTACCAAATTTGTTTGCCATTTAATATCAATGTTAGTGTTGTTAAAATGGATTTTGGAAGCGATCCTTCAGATGTTCTTAAAAATAAAGGTGAAGGTTCTTTGCAACAAATTTTAAACAATAGATGTGATGTTTTTGACTATCTTTTAGATGTTTATTCTAATAAATACGATTTAAATAAAACTGTAGATTTAAATGCTATGATTAGTTTGTTTTTAAATTTGATAAATTTATCAAAAGTGGATACTCAGAAAAAAATTTTTTTAGACAAACTTAGCAATAAGCTTGGCATTGGTGTGGCAACTTTATTAAAAGATTATTATAGAATAAAAGAAAGATTTGCGGTTGACAATAATAAAAGAAATTTGTATGCTCATAATGATGATTCTTATGAGAGGTATCTAATAGTAGCTTTGTTGAAAAATTTTAGTTATTTTAGTATAATAAGGCGCAATATTATTGATAGTGATTTAATTGATATCAATGCCAGAAGAATTTTTATGTGCTTTGAGGGTTTGTTTGAGAATAATGAAGATTTTTCATTGATGGATTTAAAAATAAATTTAAAGGATGTCTATAAAGTTAGTGAAAATTTTTTTGAAGAAGTTTTAAATTCTGAATTTGAAGTGGATGACGAGATGCTCATTCATGTTTTGCTTGCAATTAAAAGAAGAAAATTAGATTCTCGTGTTTTGCTTTGCAAAAAAAGGTTAGATGGGGACTCTTTGGTAAATGCAAAGATTCAAATAAATGAGTTAATGTTTTTAAATATGCAGAGAAAAAATTTAAAAATCTATACATACGATGTTCCAGGGAGTTAA
- the rpmF gene encoding 50S ribosomal protein L32, translating to MAVPKFKPSKSRSRTRRSINMRKKVPQFQECSNCGNLGVRHRICLKCGYYRNNQYLEIGL from the coding sequence ATGGCTGTTCCAAAATTTAAGCCTTCAAAATCTAGGAGTAGAACAAGGCGCAGTATAAATATGAGGAAGAAAGTTCCACAATTTCAAGAATGTTCTAATTGTGGTAACCTTGGAGTGAGGCACAGAATTTGTTTAAAGTGTGGATATTATAGGAATAACCAATATCTAGAAATAGGTTTGTAG
- a CDS encoding zinc ribbon domain-containing protein, whose amino-acid sequence MENNIDTLKKLEVIYKSKFELEERRKSIPKYLEIKKNQIEELSKVLIDLQQRFKEYQKEDSALKLDIQDINSRKSKAEEKIDSIKTQREYEALEKELQVIIDDEVTIRKKMTHVNGLKTKIEKEILDLGEKHSKEEESFRSESNSFELELLEIEKKLLEIESEELNCSSKMNEDFLFKFQRIIRNKSNGVVPLINNVCKGCHMILPIEFANKVRREPNDIKFCPYCSRILYYQDKIRISDEIIPGSLADLVE is encoded by the coding sequence ATGGAAAATAATATTGATACATTAAAAAAACTTGAAGTTATATATAAATCTAAGTTTGAGCTTGAGGAGAGACGAAAAAGCATTCCCAAGTATTTGGAGATAAAAAAAAATCAAATTGAAGAATTGTCGAAAGTTCTTATTGATTTGCAACAAAGGTTTAAGGAATATCAAAAAGAAGACTCTGCTTTAAAGTTAGATATTCAAGATATTAATTCAAGAAAGAGTAAAGCAGAAGAAAAAATTGATAGCATTAAAACACAAAGAGAATATGAAGCTCTTGAAAAAGAACTTCAGGTTATTATTGACGATGAAGTTACAATTAGAAAAAAGATGACACATGTTAATGGACTTAAAACTAAAATAGAAAAGGAAATATTAGATCTTGGTGAGAAGCACAGCAAAGAAGAAGAATCTTTTAGGTCTGAGAGCAATAGTTTTGAGTTAGAACTTTTAGAAATTGAAAAGAAACTTTTAGAAATAGAGAGTGAAGAGTTAAATTGTTCTTCTAAAATGAATGAGGATTTTTTATTTAAATTCCAAAGAATAATAAGAAATAAATCAAACGGAGTTGTACCTTTAATTAACAATGTTTGCAAAGGTTGTCACATGATACTTCCTATTGAATTTGCAAATAAAGTAAGACGTGAGCCTAACGATATTAAATTTTGTCCTTATTGTAGTAGGATACTCTATTATCAAGATAAAATTCGAATAAGTGATGAAATAATTCCTGGGAGTCTAGCAGATCTTGTTGAATAA
- the mltG gene encoding endolytic transglycosylase MltG, which yields MLIKIGKVFILLFFLGSILSIFIYFLNLSSLANGLVYKFDIEKGWGVKKIAKELKKQKLIKSELLLVFISYIFGSDKQFKEGRYLINGNLSTFEIYKEFLKGSSNVNIDVTIPEGYTSRRIAFKLKEFAVIDDAQDFISVINDRLFIYELGFNYDSLEGFLFPDTYKFYKGMEIKNVVRMFIDNFLNKLKSIGVVFSEYSSEELYNRVIIASIVEREYRVKEEASIMSSVFYNRIKSGMALQSCATIEYIITEELGRGHPKRIYFSDLEIDSPYNTYINKGYPPAPISNAGIISLQAAFFPKNTQYLFFVVKDSKLGTHQFSSNYSSHLLGAKDYVKNFITKD from the coding sequence GTGCTTATTAAAATTGGAAAAGTATTTATTCTTTTGTTCTTTTTAGGTTCTATTTTGTCAATTTTTATATATTTTTTAAATTTATCTTCTTTAGCAAATGGTTTAGTTTATAAATTTGATATTGAGAAAGGTTGGGGAGTTAAAAAAATAGCTAAAGAATTAAAAAAACAAAAGTTAATTAAATCCGAATTACTTCTTGTTTTTATTTCTTATATTTTTGGTAGTGACAAACAATTTAAAGAGGGTAGATATTTAATCAATGGCAATCTTTCTACATTTGAAATATATAAAGAGTTTTTAAAAGGATCTTCTAATGTGAATATTGATGTTACAATACCCGAAGGCTATACTAGTAGAAGAATTGCTTTTAAGCTTAAAGAGTTTGCTGTTATTGATGATGCTCAGGATTTTATTTCTGTGATCAACGACAGGTTGTTTATTTATGAGCTTGGGTTTAATTACGATTCTCTTGAGGGGTTTTTATTTCCAGATACTTATAAGTTTTATAAGGGGATGGAAATAAAGAATGTTGTTCGTATGTTTATTGATAATTTTTTAAATAAGCTTAAATCCATAGGGGTTGTTTTTAGTGAGTATTCAAGTGAGGAACTTTACAATAGAGTAATAATAGCATCTATTGTTGAGCGTGAGTATAGAGTTAAAGAGGAAGCTTCAATAATGTCTTCGGTTTTTTATAACAGAATAAAATCTGGTATGGCATTACAATCTTGTGCTACTATTGAATATATTATTACGGAGGAGTTAGGGCGAGGTCATCCTAAAAGAATTTATTTTTCAGATTTAGAGATAGATTCTCCTTATAATACATATATAAATAAAGGGTATCCTCCCGCTCCAATTTCAAATGCTGGGATTATTTCACTTCAAGCAGCTTTTTTCCCAAAAAATACGCAATATTTGTTTTTTGTTGTAAAAGACTCTAAGTTAGGCACACATCAATTTTCATCAAATTATTCTTCACATCTTTTGGGAGCAAAAGATTATGTTAAAAATTTTATTACTAAGGATTAA
- the rpoD gene encoding RNA polymerase sigma factor RpoD, which translates to MSDLEKKYSKLIEGIVAHLGDRKSLSFSELSSLLPDDILEPEVLDCICSMLEDREIRLVNRISELDLVVSEDGNDEDEELEIESDRNFMILDDGFQSDEGGDIDIDGKLDDCDEEDISVKDDLGSGYIKSNVLKDSHSEDPIKLYLKEIGKEFLLTGNQEVELAKQMDSGESIIENILKNEGLVIENYYNLVNTIYSRMEREEFFKREKDKDKESSPDYYNKKKRIASFYKIPLKPIQDRLISYVDNKHRVYDLGGDIFENNLKSERLYLKEFLRDIPLYQDELRVFSDDYIDSANKIKDLQRQQRIILSRLKIEKIRDLRVLGRDLTIAEKRIEIEKSLKLKEDVIKEQITEAQLAQKELERIEMYYEYPMDKIISMSEEIAKGKQMMQHAKDQLIKANLRLVVSIAKKYANRGLHFFDLVQEGNIGLIKAVEKFEYKRGFKFSTYATWWIRQAITRSISDQARTIRVPVHMIEQINRLNRETRYLIQVLGKDPTDEELSDRLGWELKKVKTVKSVSREPVSLETPIGEEEDSVLSDFIEDKAIKNPANHTSFVVLQDQIRSILGTLPEREQEVVKMRFGLEDGYSLTLEEVGLHFNVTRERIRQIESKALRRLKNPKKTQKLKDYLEDLN; encoded by the coding sequence TTGTCGGATTTGGAAAAGAAATATTCGAAGCTGATAGAGGGTATTGTTGCTCATTTGGGAGATAGAAAATCTCTTAGTTTTAGTGAATTATCAAGTTTGCTTCCCGATGACATATTAGAACCAGAAGTCCTTGATTGTATTTGCTCAATGCTTGAGGATAGAGAAATAAGATTGGTTAATAGAATTTCGGAATTAGATTTGGTTGTTAGCGAAGATGGAAATGATGAAGATGAGGAGTTGGAGATTGAATCTGATAGAAATTTTATGATTTTAGATGATGGTTTTCAAAGTGATGAGGGGGGAGATATTGATATTGATGGCAAGTTGGATGATTGTGATGAAGAAGATATTTCTGTTAAGGATGATTTGGGTTCAGGATATATTAAAAGCAATGTTTTAAAAGACAGTCACTCAGAAGATCCGATAAAACTTTATTTAAAGGAAATAGGAAAAGAGTTCTTATTAACAGGAAATCAAGAAGTTGAACTTGCAAAGCAAATGGATTCTGGGGAGAGCATAATTGAGAATATTCTTAAGAATGAGGGACTTGTTATAGAAAACTATTATAATCTTGTTAATACTATTTATTCAAGAATGGAAAGAGAGGAGTTTTTTAAAAGAGAAAAAGATAAGGATAAAGAGAGCAGCCCTGATTATTATAATAAAAAAAAAAGAATTGCCTCTTTTTACAAAATTCCTTTAAAACCAATTCAAGATCGTTTAATAAGTTATGTAGATAATAAGCATAGAGTATATGACCTTGGTGGAGATATTTTCGAAAATAATTTAAAAAGCGAGAGATTATATCTAAAAGAGTTTTTGCGAGATATACCTTTATATCAAGATGAATTAAGAGTTTTTTCAGATGATTATATTGATTCTGCCAACAAAATAAAGGATTTGCAAAGACAGCAAAGAATAATTTTAAGTAGATTAAAAATTGAAAAAATAAGAGACTTGAGGGTGCTTGGAAGAGATTTAACTATTGCTGAAAAAAGAATAGAGATAGAAAAATCTCTTAAGCTTAAAGAAGATGTTATTAAAGAGCAGATTACAGAGGCTCAGCTAGCTCAAAAAGAACTTGAGAGAATTGAGATGTATTATGAATACCCAATGGACAAAATAATAAGCATGTCAGAAGAGATTGCTAAGGGTAAGCAAATGATGCAACATGCTAAAGATCAGTTGATTAAGGCTAATTTAAGGCTTGTTGTAAGCATTGCTAAAAAATATGCAAATAGAGGTCTTCATTTTTTTGATCTTGTTCAAGAAGGTAATATTGGATTAATTAAAGCTGTTGAAAAATTCGAATATAAAAGAGGTTTTAAGTTTTCAACTTATGCTACTTGGTGGATTAGGCAGGCCATAACAAGATCTATTTCTGATCAAGCTCGCACAATTAGAGTTCCTGTACATATGATTGAACAAATAAATAGGCTTAATAGAGAAACTAGATATTTAATTCAAGTTTTAGGGAAAGATCCCACAGATGAAGAGCTTTCAGACAGACTTGGGTGGGAGCTTAAAAAGGTTAAAACTGTAAAAAGTGTTTCAAGAGAGCCTGTTTCTCTTGAAACACCAATCGGAGAAGAGGAAGATTCTGTTCTTAGTGATTTTATTGAGGATAAGGCAATAAAAAATCCTGCTAATCATACATCCTTTGTAGTTTTGCAAGATCAAATAAGATCGATTCTTGGAACTCTTCCTGAAAGAGAGCAAGAAGTTGTAAAAATGAGATTTGGGCTTGAAGATGGTTATTCTTTAACTCTTGAAGAAGTTGGACTTCATTTTAATGTTACAAGAGAAAGAATTAGACAAATTGAGTCTAAGGCTTTAAGGCGACTTAAAAATCCCAAAAAAACTCAAAAATTAAAAGATTATCTTGAAGATTTAAATTGA
- the acpP gene encoding acyl carrier protein, with protein MDNDEIFSKVRSIISEQLDKKEDEITIDSRFVEDLSADSLDIYELLYLLEEAFDDKIPENEANEFETVGDVVDFIKKRKG; from the coding sequence ATGGATAATGATGAAATTTTTAGTAAGGTTAGGTCTATTATATCTGAACAACTTGATAAAAAAGAAGATGAAATTACTATAGACTCTAGATTTGTTGAGGACCTTAGCGCAGATAGTCTTGATATTTATGAGCTTTTATATTTACTTGAAGAAGCTTTTGATGATAAGATCCCAGAGAACGAAGCCAATGAATTTGAGACGGTAGGCGATGTTGTTGATTTTATTAAAAAGAGAAAAGGTTGA